GCACGAGGCACAGCAGCACCTCGACGAGCGCGAGCACCTGGCCCACGCCGTTGGTGTCGCTCCAGGCGCGCACCACGCCCTCGGTGAAATAGAGCCAGATCATCAGGCTGACCCAGCGGTAGGTGTACATGCGGTTCTTCCACAGACCCGCGAGCGGAATGACGAGCGGCAGCACCTTCAGCGCCAGCAGCGAGCCACCCGGGCGCAGCGGCGCCAGCCACAGCTCCCAGGCCAGGCCCAGCACGATGAGGCCGACGAGGCTGCCCACGGCGGCCCAGCGGGTCGCGCGAACGGAGGAGGGCGGGAGCGGAGTGTCGGACACGTTGGGCGGCGAAGAGAAGGGAGCGCCCGGCAGGCGGCCAGCGGCGACAAAAAGAGCGGATGGCATGATAGCCGCCATGAATCGCAGGCAACTCTGGAGGGATCTTTCGCGCTTTCCGTGGCGCA
This is a stretch of genomic DNA from Variovorax paradoxus. It encodes these proteins:
- a CDS encoding DUF2069 domain-containing protein; the encoded protein is MPSALFVAAGRLPGAPFSSPPNVSDTPLPPSSVRATRWAAVGSLVGLIVLGLAWELWLAPLRPGGSLLALKVLPLVIPLAGLWKNRMYTYRWVSLMIWLYFTEGVVRAWSDTNGVGQVLALVEVLLCLVLFAACAWHVRLRLRHAKNAARQLEASAQ